The DNA sequence ccaccaccacctccgcTTCGAATGGTAGATCTAGGTGGGGTCAGAGTCGATCAAATTCCTGTCAGTTCATAACAGTTGAAAAACTCTACTAAATTCAGATTTTGGGGCGGGCTAATCCCACGACGACCCAATTATTTGGGGTTGAGGTTTATTGTCATTCTTAATCCGCTATTCACTACGTTTCTTTTCACTAAATGTTTTATAAAGTAATGATAAGAGAGATCATACTAGGTATGGTATCGAATGAAATCGTCACTGGAAATACGATCTTATTCAAAGTTAAAGATATCAAATATTTAGAGtttctttttatatacatGATCGAACATGTGATTGggaattatttgaaatatatatggCAAATTGTATGTGTACACATCAACTATACTTATTTGAAGAACTCCATTAAATTTCAATGCTAAGAATTACTTTTGTTTATTCTTGGCAATCTATTGTCATCGATAGTTGATGTATCTCTTTCACTTTTCAACACCATTTACATTGTTCAACCCCCACGAGCCTCATTCATGGTTTGCCAAAAATAAGGCTGGCAATATCACTTGATAATTATGTGATAATGCTAATTTTACCAACAAATCACAATTAAAGTCAACCATATTTTGcatgataaattaaatttatttaactttacAAAAAATCATTCCTACCACCTAAAACTACTACGAGTGCaaaattctctcaattttgtCAGCTCAAATCGAAGATTTATCAGTCAAAATCCCAACCCACCGCCGCAAAATGCTCTCCTCCGCCGCCCACCACCTCTCCTCCGACTCCGACTCCGATTCATCCTCCCCCTCCCATTCCCACCAGCGCCACCCCGACCTCTCCTCCTCCATCTTCCAATCCTACCTCTCCCATTCCAGCTCCCGCACCACCGCAGGCGACGATCTCCACCACCAAGATCtcataaaaatccaatctttccTCACCTCCTCCCGCGCCGGCGCCCTCTCCTGCCTCATCTGCCTCGAGCGCATCAAGCCCACCGACCCCACCTGGTCCTGCTCCTCCCGCTGCTTCGCCATCTTCCACCTCCTCTGCATCCAGTCGTGGGCCCACCAGTCCACCACCCTCGCCGCCTCACGCGCCTCCGCACGCGCCGCCGTCGCCCCGGACGAGAGCTCCCTCGCCTGGCCCTGCCCCAAGTGCCGCGTCGAGTATCTCAAGCCCCAAACCCCCAAGAATTACTTTTGCTTCTGCGGGAAGGTCGAGGACCCGCCTCGTGATCCGTGGGTGTTGCCTCATTCTTGCGGCGAGATTTGTGGGAGATCGTTGAAATATGACTGTGGGCATCTCTGCCTGCTGCTGTGCCATCCCGGGCCGTGCCCGGCCTGCCCGAAATTGGTTAAAAATCAGTGCTTTTGTGGGAAATTGGAGGATGTGAGGAGATGTGGATTGAAGGAATTTTCTTGCAAAGGTGTGTGTGGGAAGGTATTGGAGTGTGGAGCTCATAGATGTGGTGAGATCTGCCATGATGGATCGTGCCAGCCGTGTAGGGCGAAGGGGAGTTTTCGATGCCAATGTGGAAAGGAAGAGATGGTGAGGGAGTGCTGTGAGAGGGAGTTTAGATGCAATGGTGAGTGCAAGAAGATGTTGAGCTGTGGGAGGCATGTTTGTGAGAAGGGGTGTCACGAGGGCGGGTGTGGGGATTGCCCGTTTCAAGGGAAGAGGAGTTGCCCTTGTGGGAAGAGAGTGTATGAAGGGATGGCATGTGATGTTTCTTTGCCTCTGTGTGGGTCAACTTGCAATAAGCTGCTGAGCTGCGGCTTCCACCGGTGCCCCGAGAGATGCCATCACGGGCCGTGTGTTGAGAATTGTAGGATGATCGTGACAAAGCCGTGTAGGTGTGGGAGCTTCAAGAAACAGGTGCATTTTGTATTGGATTggatgatttatttttaaaattgtggtGTTTCTGTGTTTAGTGTCTTTGTGTATGATGTTTGTGATAAGGAGAATGGCTCATTGGATTTAGAATAGGTCCCTTGCTATCAAGAGTTGACTTGTGAGAGGAAATGCCAAACGCTTAGGGATTGTGGTCGGCATGCTTGTAAGCGCCGCTGTTGCGATGGGGACTGCCCTCCTTGCTCAGAGGTTCTTGCTTTTGCTATACTCTAATATGTGGTACTGTAAATGGAGATTCTTCTTCTTACTTTTGTACATATCTTGGAGTTCAGATATGTGACCGGAAGCTCCGGTGTCGAAATCACAAGTGCCCAGCCCCATGTCATAGGTAATTCTGTTGCCATCGTTTTGTGCAATGTGTGGACCAGAGGTTCCTTGGTAGAACCTTATAGGTCTTGTTGGGTTCTTAGACATTTATCTACACATGTGGGAACATTGAACATTTACAAATGTATTTGTATAACCTATGATCTTTTCGACCCATATGGACGTTGAAATATTTGCtgattgtttttgttgttgttgttgtagAGGTGCTTGTGCTCCTTGCCCACTGATGGTGAGGATATCATGTGCATGTGGCAACACACATTTTGAGGTTAGCATTATATTGTTTGAGTcttgaaatttgtttttttctctctcgTATGCTTGGGATAATTGGCACTAGTGTGCTCCACCGTGTATTTAATAGATGAGTCTATGTGGCTgtccaacaaaaatatatcattttatacttATTCAAGGACATACTATTTACTAAACAGTAaggattttgataaatttgttgATTGCTTGCTTCTGTTGTGAGCGAGAAAAACTTAAAGCTGATTATACTTCAATCACGATGCATGCTTTTCGGGGAGAATATGTGGACGAAGGATTTaacaacaaaatttgaaagttatCCAATTATCTGATATGAAAATTGCATACTCCGCAAGAGTTCTGCTCACTCTTTTAACTTGTAATCAGGTTCCTTGTGGCACTGAAACTGAACAAAAGCCTCCTAAGTGTCACAAACCATGTCCCGTAGCTCCTTTATGCAGGCATGCTCCACAATCTAAGGTATGGCTGGTCTCTCAATGTAATAATCTAATTCTTGACTGATAATAGAAGACTGTTAAGTACGCAAAAAATGCTTTATTTGATTCGACATTTAGTTTTCTTTCTAGATCTTTGCTATATAGCTCAATCTTTGACAAGAAATTGTTTCCAATGATGGTTTACATATATGTATCTCCAGCCACACCGGTGCCATTATGGTGCTTGCCCCCCATGTCGGCTAACTTGTGGTGAAAGATACTCATGTGGCCATGAATGCCAATTGAGGTTTGCCTCAAATAATTCTTCTTTGGTAACTGCCTCCTCCTCGGGCCACTCGGTCTCTAACTCAATTGTTTAATGTTATATATAGGTGCCATGGACCTGTACCACCTCCACGCCCTGAATTTACgttaaaaccaaaaaagaagaagggaAATTATCTGAGTGAAGCTACACCTGGTTCCCCATGTCCACCTTGCCCAGAAGTTGTGTTGAGGTCGTGCTTTGGCCGGCACATAGGAGCAGAAAGGATGGTTAGTTTCTTCATCAGCGAATAGGCCTTTTCTATGTGTGTCGTATTTATATTGTTCTGTTGTATGAGGATAAAGATTATTACCTTTTTTCCTCTCAGATGGTATGCTCAAATAGTCCCGAGTTTCCTTGTGATAATTTGTGTGGAAATCCTCTTCCATGTAGCAACCATTACTGCACTTACGTATGTCATCCCTTGAAAGATCATTCTTCGAAAACAGGCGAGTCCTGCGAAGTGTGCAATCTCCCTTGTGATAAGGTAAATACTCCTCCgtttcatttcttaaatcttgaaGCTTTTGGTTGCTTGTTCTTATTCAATAGTACGTTTCAAGCCTTGTTCGAATAGCTTTAAATGTATCTAAAACTCAGattcatgaaatattttaattcgGTGGCGTTGGTTGGTGAAATTCACATGGCTTCTTCTCTTTATCCGTGATCTTCTTTCAGGATAGAGATCCGAAATGTCCACATCCTTGCCCTATGCGATGTCATCCTGGAGAATGCCCCCCTTGCAAGACGTTGATTAAGCGTTCGTGTCACTGTGGGTCCATGGTGCATGTTTTCGAGTGTAAATATTACAACTGCCTGTCCGAGAAAGAG is a window from the Salvia hispanica cultivar TCC Black 2014 chromosome 1, UniMelb_Shisp_WGS_1.0, whole genome shotgun sequence genome containing:
- the LOC125202221 gene encoding NF-X1-type zinc finger protein NFXL2; translation: MLSSAAHHLSSDSDSDSSSPSHSHQRHPDLSSSIFQSYLSHSSSRTTAGDDLHHQDLIKIQSFLTSSRAGALSCLICLERIKPTDPTWSCSSRCFAIFHLLCIQSWAHQSTTLAASRASARAAVAPDESSLAWPCPKCRVEYLKPQTPKNYFCFCGKVEDPPRDPWVLPHSCGEICGRSLKYDCGHLCLLLCHPGPCPACPKLVKNQCFCGKLEDVRRCGLKEFSCKGVCGKVLECGAHRCGEICHDGSCQPCRAKGSFRCQCGKEEMVRECCEREFRCNGECKKMLSCGRHVCEKGCHEGGCGDCPFQGKRSCPCGKRVYEGMACDVSLPLCGSTCNKLLSCGFHRCPERCHHGPCVENCRMIVTKPCRCGSFKKQVPCYQELTCERKCQTLRDCGRHACKRRCCDGDCPPCSEICDRKLRCRNHKCPAPCHRGACAPCPLMVRISCACGNTHFEVPCGTETEQKPPKCHKPCPVAPLCRHAPQSKPHRCHYGACPPCRLTCGERYSCGHECQLRCHGPVPPPRPEFTLKPKKKKGNYLSEATPGSPCPPCPEVVLRSCFGRHIGAERMMVCSNSPEFPCDNLCGNPLPCSNHYCTYVCHPLKDHSSKTGESCEVCNLPCDKDRDPKCPHPCPMRCHPGECPPCKTLIKRSCHCGSMVHVFECKYYNCLSEKEQMVVRSCKGPCHRKLPNCTHLCPETCHPGPCPSPDKCSKKVTVRCGCQTLKKEWLCKDVQAAHISSGCDLKEIPKNQFGVGLLPCGSDCKSKVKAPDSELHLRQVKPQEEKESDKASNVSKRRRRKQRVHEEENASRLQRIVGVARRILLVLIVVAAVIVSAYFGYKGLLWLSDWMNQLETRQTRRYPRV